TTATTGTTATTTCATTATTGGAAAATTCATTACTTCTTGTGTCTGagcatttttttcttatttttattattactttacAGCTAATGATATTGGTGGACGACGCTGGAGGAGCTTTTCCGTCAATAAATCATGCTCCATGGTTTGGTGTAACGCTTGCAGATTTTGTAAtgccattttttctttttggtgtTGGTGTTTCTATCAGTCTAGTCTTTAAGGTGCGAATTAGAGATATTAttaatgtgatttttttttcttaattattttatattgcatTTGTTTGGTCGATACTATGATCCTGTAAATTCTGACAATTATCATTGGGGATGGCTCAAATTTTCCAAAACTAGGTCTCACTCTTTGGCTTTCAATGCAGAAACTCTCCAATAAACCAAATGCTACACAGAAAGTACTGCTGAGGGGAATTAAGCTCTTTCTATTAGGATTGATACTTCAAGGTTTGCTGCATTCTTGCTTTGACATCCTGGTTCCCGAGATCCTTTTCAGTCTCTACCATTAGCTTATGATTAGCTTAACTTTGAACAACCCACTTAAAGATAACAACTAACCACTCTAACAAACTTAGTCACTTAAAGATTCCTATCATAGTCAAATCTTTGTGTGGTTTTAGTTTATTTGGATAGAATAAGTTGTTTGAAATGAGAGCAAACATTCCTTTCCTTGTACTCTCTAAGCATGGTGCAGTATTTTTCCTATGCAACCCTTTTAAATTATCTGAAATAATGGTTAATGAATATCAGCTCTTTGTTGTTATTGTTGGAATGGTTCATTAGGTGGGTATTTCCATGGGCGTAACCATTTGATGTATGGAGTTGATGTGGGCAAAATTCGTTGGCTTGGAGTGTTACAGGTACCATACTCTGTGGAAAGCCTTGTAGTGAAGTACTTCTATGTCATGCTTACATTGCCAATGTTGTACATCCTTTATTATACATTGGAATATTATCTGCTGTCTGCTGCTCTACGTGTAACTATGAGTACTGATATTTAAAGTGTAGCCATctctttaattttgaaaattttgcttttttaattGACAGAGGATATCAATTGCTTATTTACTGGCTTCATTGTCAGAGATCTGGTTTGTTAAAAACATCAGGGTTGAATCTCCAGCAGCCTTCATAAGAAAATACTACACTCAAGGGTATGTTTTGTTAGATACTCATTGGTGCTCATGTCTGTTTCATGAACTTGTctctttatgttttttttttttttttccaatcttAAGTTTGGCTATGAAATTCATGTAAGTTGGTTTTAGAAAAGACATATGTTTACATCATAGGTAGGCATTAACTTTTAACCAATGATGATCGAACTTGGAATTGGATAATCTTGTCATTTATAATCCCATTTGTTCCATATATAGTATTCTGATTGTACTAGTATAGTGCATGTATGGACTGATGATGGTATATAAGTCATTGGATGTACTTGGGCTATTTTCttatgattgtttatgtactatgCAGGTTGTTTGCCATCTTACTCTGCTCAGTTTACATGGTCTTATTATATGGTCTTTATGTTCCAAATTGGGCTTTTGCAGCTTCCCATTTGAACTCGTCTGGTTATGCCTCAAAATTTCAAGCTGTGAGTTAACTTGTATGGTTTTCTGCCCTATGACATCAGTTAATATCTGCAAGTTTTATGTAGATAACACCTCACTTGTTCTTTTTAAGCTTTCAATACATGATCATGTAATGAGGACAATGATTATTGCTTCTTAAGTAATAAGATGATTTCCGATGTCATCTTTTTATGATCTCATTATCCTTACAATTCTGTGCATCTATTACTTGGTAGCTATGTCATATTCCTTTACCACAAGGGTTCTTCGTTTTGCTTCACCCTAGATGTTCGTTAAGTGGAATTGAAGAACAATGTTTCATTTCCCAGGTCCATTGTGAAGTGAGGGGAAGTCTTGAACCTCCTTGCAATTCTGTTGGTTTGATTGACAGGGTTATTCTTGGAGAAAATCATCTTTACCAACATCCGGTGTACAGAAGAACAAAGGTTTCTCCCTTGGGACAATTGTCttgattttttcttttgatttgcaCCCCAAAACATTATTTTGTTTGTTCATGAAGCTTTTTCTTGTTCCTTAGGAATGCAGTGTTAATTCTCCCGACTATGGGCCTCGTCCACCAAATTCCCCAGGGTGGTGCCTTGCGCCATTTGATCCTGAGGGCATTTTAAGGTTTAGTTCCAGTCTTTCATTTTTCTTACCTTTATTcaccatttaatttcttaaatacTTGGAAGAAATTTTCTCTTTaggtataaatatttttcattattttaagcaTATTTTCATGGAGACAAATTAGGATTATTACCTCCCAAGCTTtgatatgtaccaaattatgcacCTCGAACTTTTTAggcctttaaaaaaaaattctccgaattattaagattgttagattcaAAGACTTCTATCCGATTTCGTTCAATTTTACTAACGTGATGATTGTCCTTGTACCAAATTGTGTCTCCCAAACTTTGATAGATACCAAATCGTGCTCcacgaactttgacatgtattaaatcataTTCCCTGAATTTTCAGTCACGGTAGACTTCTATTAGTCAAATTGGACCAAAGTTCTTGAATTTATGTTAATAGTGAGAGCAAGGTCGTATTGTTTGTGATCCAATATCTAATTTGTTTTCTTTATAAAATTCTAGCTCTCTAATGGCTGCTATTACATGTTTTCTGGGATTGCATTACGGACACATAGTTGTGCATTTTAAGGTATGGTACTAATTAACCCAGAATATCAATATGATTTGGGAATTGATTATGGTTGATAGTGCTATTTATATTCACGGGGTGGGTGTTCATGATGCTTATGTAAACGTATTGTCTCATTTGATTTCTTCTCCTTCTTTCATGTAGGGCCAAAGACAGAAGATACTTCTATGGTCCTTGTTTTCATTTCCCCTTATAATCATGGGATTCATTCTGGAGGTTATAGGTATATTATCTGAAAATCGagatttattaaattcttttggttttcattctttattttgcaGTAAAATAATGACTACTTCTTGCAGGCATTCCTTTCTCAAAACCTTTATATACTTTGAGCTACACATGTCTGACAGCTGGAGCATCGGGCTTGTGTTTAACCGTTATCTATTACATTGTAAGAACAGATCATTAAATACAAAGTATTGTGTAGAATTGAGAGGAAAAACATGGGAGATTATGAGGAGCTTCATTTGTTAGTTTAGACAAAATTGAGGTTGCTAAGCAAGATATTTGGTGCATGTTTTTCTTATACAGGTCGATGTCAAATGTATTAGAAAACCTACTTTGTTATTGCAATGGATGGGGATGAATGCTCTCATAATCTATGCTTTGGCTGCCTGTGAACTTTTTCCGGCAGCTGTGCAGGGTTTCTATTGGCGGTCACCTGAAAACAACCTGGTATgtctatttatacaaataaaaCAAATGTGTTTTGAGTGTCCCACATAGAAAATGCCTGTGAAAATTGTACACTTTATTAGAGGATGAGATACTCTACTTATCACTAATTAGTTTTGAGAAAGAATTCCCGTGATTTACCATTCTATTACTTTTGAAATCGTCCTACTTTTTCAAAATTTCCatttttctaaacttttattcTTACAAAACTACACTTATATAAGATTAATAACTGGACTGTGGCACATTCACAATCTATTTTGCAATTTATAACATTTcaatcttttttattattatcagtTTATATAGTTTGGTGTTGAAATGTTGAAATGCTTGATAACTTTTATTCTGCATTTTCCATGCAGGTCGATGGCACGGAAGCCTTACTGCAGGCCATACTACATTCAAGAAAATGGGGTACCTTAGTGTTTGTGATGCTTGAGATTTTATTCTGGGGTATTATCGCTGGTTTTCTTCACATGAAAGGCATATACATGAAACTATAAACACAAAGCTTTTTATACGCATATAACAGTTTGGAATTGGAAACATAAAACTTATCTGTATATAATGATCTCTGTCTctgaaatagatttttttttttttcgagagAAGTCTCTTAAGTAAATAGATCAGTTTATTTATAAGGGAGGGAAAGGGAGTCGAGTCCTCGAGGTCTTAAATTTATTATGGCTGATGCATTGTGATTCGGTCAAAAGAATATCAAATCTTACTTGGTGTGTCTAGAAAGGTGATGACGAAAGAGATATGACCTAAGATTGTTTGTAGaataagacaaaaaaaaaaaaaaaaagaatgaattGGTTTCCATTATGTCGCCCCTTTAACATGAAAAAAAGGGTAATATTATCTATACGTATTtgtgaaaaaagaaagaaaataaaaagattaGGGTAACAGGAGAGCTTTTGGAATTCATTCGGGGACAGGAAACTAATATTGACTAAAAGTTGAGAAACCGTTCACACTAACTATACCGTgtgtttattatgttattgcttaatgtaaataaattgaaattaaaGCCTGTGTGATGAGCCAAGACTTGGGATTTATTTATGAAAGCAGAACCTAAAAATGCTAAATATACTTGTCATAACACTATAAGCCAAAACGTTCTTTACTGACAATTCACTTTGCAGGAGGATTGTGGAGCCAGGACTAATTTATTAAAAGGAGTGAGAATGAggggaaaaaaagaagaaaagaagaagaatttggGATTTGGTATATTGGTTTCTTGAAGTCAAAGATAACTTAAATgctaaaagaattaaaaatgtTCCTTTAGGCTTGTTTGAACATCTAAAGATTCCGTTACTAGGGTGAAACCGAGAAAACTTAAAGCAATATAAAGCTTTAAGTCATCAAGTACCTACCCACTAGAAACTGCTACTACCATTTTTCTTTCTAGTTGAATCACTTGGCAAAGAGAGTTTTCTGAGTGTTGGAAATGGCTACTGAAAAGGAGACTACCGAGGTTTCAGACATCCAAAATGATAGAAGAAGCATCCATGAGAATACTGAACGATTGTCAAAGTGCAAACAATCATCAGAAGAGCTGCATTTTGGCAAGGCACTAGCGCACCGAGCATTGTACGGTGCAGGCAGCTGCAGTGGCCACCGAAGAAAGCCCAGGATCAATGATGTTAAAGCACAACCAAGTAGGTTGAGTAAGGTTTCTTTGGCTGAGGAAGAAGAGAACAACTAGATATGACAAGCGCAGTTTGACTGCCTCTCTGTAATGTATGTTTCTCAATTAACTATTAGCCATCATCTTTGCTAGTACCAAGTATTTAGAACTATatgtattataattatatagataAAACCATCGGCCattcttgttttatttttcattttctaagGTGATCATGTTTACACTTATTCAATTGGAATTACCAAGAgcacaattttcaaattcaatctGTCAAGTTTTAGGAAAAAGGGGTACCACTTGTAAGGTTCTTAGAgtgaaaagagaaagagaaagtaatTGTATATTGCATTGAATTAAGAGTGTTCCAACAGAgaggtatatatatacaaaatagtTACAAGAAGTAACTAACACAACCAGCTAGTGAAATGGGCTTAACTAACTCTCTAACAAATCTAATAACAATCACTTGGCTAACACCGGATAACTAATTGTTAGTATCTTTGATAATCCCATTCAAATTGAGTGTAGCTTTGAAAATTACATAGTTTGTCTCAAATTTCAGCAAATCTGGAACTGGAAATTAGCTTGGTAAGATAGTCAGCAAGTTGAGCAGAAATAGGGACATGCTTAATATAAATTTGTTACTGTAGGATCTTATCTCGaacaaaatataaatcaatttcAATATGCTTCGTACGAGCATGGAGTACTGGATTAGTAGCAAGAAGGATAGTACTTTGATCGTCAACACCATATGGAAGGAAGGACATTTTGAGGAATTTGAAGTTCAGCAAGTAAAGATTGAATCCATGATATTTCAGATACAACCTTAgccaaatttcaaaattctgcTTCAGTGAAGGACATGCTAATTGTTACTTGTTTTTAAGACTTCCAAGCAAGATTGCCTCCAAAATATATGCAGTACCCTGAGGTGGACCTCCTGTCATCAGGATCTGATGCCCAATCAACATTACATAAGGCTTCCAATGAGTAATCATTTGTTGTTTTCAGATGAAGTCCACAATCTAAAGTGCCTATTATGTATCTGAGTATACGTTTGACTATTGTCCAATGAGCTTGCAAAGAATTTTGCATGAATTGACACACTTTATTGATAGAGATGGCAAGTTCATGTCTTGTTATTGTAGCATATTGAAGGTCGCCTTTATATAGGGTGGCATCCTTGACTTGTTCACTGCCATAATTGGAGAATTTGAGGCCACTACTCATTGGTGTGTTCTGAGTGTTAACATTCTGCATATCTGCTTTGCATAGAAGATCTTGCAAATACTTTGTTTGAGACAGAAGGATGGCATCTAAATTTGTGGTGACTTGAATTCCTAAGAAATAATCAACCGGACCAAGATCCTTGAGAGCAAAAGTGGTGCTGAGTTTTGTAACGAGTTTATTTACTAAGACATCATCACTGCCCATAACGATgatatcatctacataaaccAAGACATAGATACAACTAGTAGATGTAACCCTAATGAAGAGACGCTTATCAGCTCTAGAGAAATTGAAACCATGTTGTAGAAGAACTGTTGAAAGCATGTCAAAcaaagctctaggagcttgcttaagtccatataggTCCTTTGTAAGTTTGCAGACATGAGTAGGATATTTAGGATCAATAAAACCTTGTGGTTGTTGCATGTAAATCTATTCTTGTATGTCCCGTTTAAGAAGGCACTATTGACATCAAGCTGCCTAATTGCCCAATTTTTGGTTACAACCATAGTTAGCACCACTCGAATAGTAATAGGTTTTACAACTTGACTAAAGGTTTCTGAGTAGTCAAACCCCGCTTGTTGATGAAACCCTTTAGCCACAAGCCTTGCTTTGTAGCATTTGTGGCTCCCATCAACATTAAATTTCTCTTTGAACACCCATTGACACCCTATAGGTGTTCTATCTTTAGGAAGCTTGCACTTCAGTTTCCATAGCATTGAACCAATGACACTCTTTGATGTCTGTCGTATACTGTatcaaatttactattttttaattataatactttCAATTATTTCAGTATAAAAGCAAGTACGGGTCGATCCCACGAGGACTATGATTAATTTATCATTCACTATCAAGCAGAAATTAAAGGGGGTGTTTTGAGTTGTAATTAAATAGCataaaaacaaattataattgaGATTGCGATATGAGATAAATAGTTAAAGGTTATTCTCCACCCCTAAAAATCATCCTTAATTTCTATTAATGaatgtaatttcagtttccaaTCAAACTATTCATCCCGCAGATAAATCTAAACAAGTCAATTATTCTAATCTCCCTATTGTATGTAATCAAGGCAAAGCGCTCACtaattaactcttttacctAAGCAGTAAATTCACATAGCATGCAAACTTAGAAAAAGCTTTGAGATTTATGGAGATAGATTAATCTAGGCAACAAATTAATGAAGTATATAATTCATTTAACTTAGGATTCTATTCTTCATCACAATTAAAAATTCCaatttatcacaaacacttagaatcttagactattaggtgaataATAATCCTAAGATGACGGTAGATTAAAGTAAAACCTAAATTTAGTGGCCatctaaacaagattaaaacaataatcatgaCATTGAACATAGAAAGATAGAAGcaatttgatatataataaaaactagaaattaacattcaatataGGATTTAGAATTCATGTCTCGAGTTTTGAAATAACCCTTAATTAAAAGGAAACTACTCAAAACTAGACATTATAACGATAATGATAATAATTGGTAAGAGTTTAAGGAGAAGAAAAGAACTAGAATGAAGAACACTTCAAAGCTGCGATATTCCCTCTCTTCCTTGCTCTCTCTTTAAGTTTCTCTCTCAATTTGGTAGCTCTAGGGTACTGAAATTCGCAGCCTAAAAGGTCCTATgtataatattagaaaatatctcactaaaataaaagataaatcccctttaaaaaaaaaagataaaaaaaatcgcAGTTCAGAAATCGACCCCTCGTCGCGGCCATGAGGTTGCTCGCTGCGGCAGCAAAGTCCTCGCCGCAACGAGCAGGTCTGCTGCCCCAAATTTTTTTGCTTGCTTCCACCCTTACTGCAACGATAACTCATGGTTTTGCTCCTCATGGACttctgaaattttaaaaaaatgttgtTTTGGTACGTCAATCGATCTACCAACATCACCtagcataaaaaatattaaatccaTCACTTTTTaccataaaaattaattttcttccaAAACTCGAAGAATTCTAAAAACTGacgaaaaatactaaaattgcTAAGTATCAACATCCTCTAACTATAGAATAATCAACAATTTTAGAGCCTAAAAGGCTCTTATCAAATTCCTCCACACATAGATTTTGCTAGTCCCTTAGCAAACACTAACTAAATTAAACACAAGTAAATGACTCAACAagaaaggaaaatcaaacaaTGGCTTCATCGACAATGAATTTAGTCTCAAAAATTAGTTAAATAGATAATACTATAAAGATTTTTAATTCCACACTCTTTAGAATTTTTAACATAGGATAATAACTTCTcaagctctttttttttttttttttgtatctgtgTGCTTAATTCAATCATCTCATTACTAATATCTAAATCAACTTATGCATGCAACCACTAATACTCATTTCTAAATACATGTGTATTTCAACCAAATTTCACTCCataggcttaattattaaaccCATTCTCCACTAATGAAATCACACATAATTTAAAGATCAATATGACTTTATAGGCTCATAATGATTGGCTAGGGGTTAAGGTGGGTAAGAAGGTTATTTTTAAGCTCAAATCACACCATATCATATGCATATATTTTCCTCTCCAAGTATTCCCATTTGCATTCCTCACTCATTCCCTTGAATAATTCAATCttgcattcttttttttttttttcaacataaACTTACTAATTCCCCCACACTTATATTGTTGCAAGTATTCAATTATGTTTTATTGATATTTCattgatatattttttattacttGCAACTTACAAACATTCATTCAAGGGGAATtggtttttcaattttttttcttaattatgcataactaaatattatttttcaacaaCATCCACACCCTCTACAACTACAAAAATCATTCATATACTATGGCgtgaaaaagaatgaaaaaagaaaaaaaaattaggctcAAATATTATTGTATAGggtcaaaagaaaaataagattttGACATTAGGGTCAAATTGGATAAAATTAGGGAATCTACAAATAGGGTAGGTTTGAAAGGTTCAATCGATATAAGAAAATTGCCTATATCATATCCCAAAACTATGTGTAATTTATCGATTTCGCCTCAAATGATTATCAAACAAGTTCTAGAGTGGTTGAgatgagaaattaataattacacatgcacttatcttttcaaatattagcaaatttgataattcaattatcgtgaaaatttaagaaaaaaaactaagcTTGAGCAATTATGAACCACAGCTAAGCACACAATCAGTGAGGAATTTATCATCTTCCTAGCAATATCTTTAGATAAATTAAAAGTCTCATCATTGACTCATTACTGTTAATTAAAGCTATTGCTCAACCCATCAAATAAATAgtcataataaaaaaactactacataaaactgaaaaaaaaaaaataagaaaagacatCAAAATAAATCCAACAATAAGAAAAGACATCAAAATAAatctgacaaaaaaaaaaaacataaagtaaaccGGGAGGTACACCCCCACACTTAAACACAATATTGTCCTCAATGAaacttatttgaaaaaaaaaaaagacaaaaaagtaaagaaaaacTCCCTGAACAACGCTTCCCATCACTCCATGGCATCTCCCATGTCATGTGCTGCCTTATCATTAGTCCCCTGAGTTGCATATGTGTTGTACTACTACATCTATTGTGGTGGCTGGGGATAAGT
Above is a genomic segment from Cannabis sativa cultivar Pink pepper isolate KNU-18-1 unplaced genomic scaffold, ASM2916894v1 Contig3, whole genome shotgun sequence containing:
- the LOC133033308 gene encoding uncharacterized protein LOC133033308 isoform X2 — its product is MSSLIDMAQDHHQPLILQSSPRLPYKDSSDCGDEIVPCSLSHDPVSSSPTPADDNQRLVSLDVFRGLTIALMILVDDAGGAFPSINHAPWFGVTLADFVMPFFLFGVGVSISLVFKKLSNKPNATQKVLLRGIKLFLLGLILQGGYFHGRNHLMYGVDVGKIRWLGVLQRISIAYLLASLSEIWFVKNIRVESPAAFIRKYYTQGLFAILLCSVYMVLLYGLYVPNWAFAASHLNSSGYASKFQAVHCEVRGSLEPPCNSVGLIDRVILGENHLYQHPVYRRTKECSVNSPDYGPRPPNSPGWCLAPFDPEGILSSLMAAITCFLGLHYGHIVVHFKGQRQKILLWSLFSFPLIIMGFILEVIGIPFSKPLYTLSYTCLTAGASGLCLTVIYYIVDVKCIRKPTLLLQWMGMNALIIYALAACELFPAAVQGFYWRSPENNLVDGTEALLQAILHSRKWGTLVFVMLEILFWGIIAGFLHMKGIYMKL
- the LOC133033308 gene encoding uncharacterized protein LOC133033308 isoform X1, producing the protein MSSLIDMAQDHHQPLILQSSPRLPYKDSSDCGDEIVPCSLSHDPVSSSPTPADDNQRLVSLDVFRGLTIALMILVDDAGGAFPSINHAPWFGVTLADFVMPFFLFGVGVSISLVFKKLSNKPNATQKVLLRGIKLFLLGLILQGGYFHGRNHLMYGVDVGKIRWLGVLQRISIAYLLASLSEIWFVKNIRVESPAAFIRKYYTQGLFAILLCSVYMVLLYGLYVPNWAFAASHLNSSGYASKFQALCHIPLPQGFFVLLHPRCSLSGIEEQCFISQVHCEVRGSLEPPCNSVGLIDRVILGENHLYQHPVYRRTKECSVNSPDYGPRPPNSPGWCLAPFDPEGILSSLMAAITCFLGLHYGHIVVHFKGQRQKILLWSLFSFPLIIMGFILEVIGIPFSKPLYTLSYTCLTAGASGLCLTVIYYIVDVKCIRKPTLLLQWMGMNALIIYALAACELFPAAVQGFYWRSPENNLVDGTEALLQAILHSRKWGTLVFVMLEILFWGIIAGFLHMKGIYMKL